The window TCGCCAGATCCAGCTTGAGGGGGGTAGCGGGatgggaggcgacggcggcctctgGTGATGACGGTGGCGGCAGCcgtgccctcccctccaccagattcggtgggaggggaagcggcggaccACGGTGATGGCAGCGGCAGTGGTTGTGCCCTCCCCTCTATTAGATCCAACAGGAGGGGAGGCCACAGTGGTCTccagtgacggcggcggcggcgcccgcacTCTCCCCTCCGCCAGCTCCAGCGGGAGGGGAGACGGTGCACcttggcgacggcggctgcgCCCTCACCATGTTGCAACGATGGCAAGGGTGGAGAAGGATGTCGGCTGCCATCGTCTTCTTGATGTTAATCTTTTTAATGTTCATCGATGTTGTTGATGTTTATGTGTTGATGTGTGCTTTAATCTTGTATGTATTCTTTGATCTTGTCGAGATGAAGTGGAGCTGCTCGATAGATCGGCTCGAATCGGGCCGATGCATTGAGTCGTTTTTTCTTTGTTCATGGAACCTCAGAGGTGCCGACTAATGTGTACCGGTTGAAAAAACCGACACTTTTAGCTATTTCTGTACTAATGAATATTCATCGTATTTCTAATGAGGTGTGAGACCTAACAAACTAATTAGATGAAGATATAGTGCCTTCTAGTCTCCCATCTTTTCATCCCTATCAAATAGCCTTCCTTCTAATCAAACTGGCACCTCATATGTATGCATGCAGTGTGGTCATAAAATAAGGTTATATTCTGATAATTTGTGTATGCTGCTAATCCGCCTCTAATCTTCTAGAAATGTAACTGttctgggatggaggtagttaataaaaaatattaggatTCAGAAAATAATGTTAGTATGTTAAAGCACTTTCACATATGCAATGTGGTCATAAAATAAGCTCATAATTTGTGTATGTTGCTAATTTATCTCTAATCTTCTTGAAATGTAATTATTCTGGGATGGAggtaataattaataaaaaatattaggatTTGACATCAGAAAATAATGTTAGTATAAACTAAAGACGATGTGGGATGCCGTAGAGACAAGACGGTCCGGGGTGGCACCTAAGAGTGAGAAGGAGGAGACAGGCGGGAGGCTTGTGCGATGAGGAAGGAGCGGGGAGCCGATCTGCAAGGGTGAGTGGGCTGACGTGATGGGGCCACGGCGTCATGTAGCGAGGTTGGTGGTTGGCAAAAGAGGACGTGTGAAGGAAAAGGTGTAGGAGATTGATTTGCGTATGTGTAGATCGAAACTGAGTGATGAGCACGTGCGTGATTTTCTACCTGGGTGACCCTGTGATGGCGTCATAGTGGAGAGGTGGGGGGTGGTAGTCTGCGAGGAGCAGCGATGGCAGCATAGTAGAGAGCGGCGGGCAGCAAGGTGGAGACAGATTTGTGAGGAGGCATGATGGCGGCATGGTGGAGGGTGGGGTGACGTGGTTTCCGGGTTGGTGCAATGGTTACTGCTAGAGAAGATATGGGAGTGAGGAGGGGAGGCCGAGAAAAAACATGGCTGAATTGTTGGATTTGGTGATTTTGGGATGTTGGATTTATTTAATGAATGGATGAACTATACGGATACGTATAAGATACAGTGTATGTAAGATGAATGATATAATATGTAAATTTAAATCTCTCATATTATATCATGATAGCACACGAGCACCGGAATGAAGACTACAAAATAACACAGGAGCAGAAAAAATAACGTGTATATACATTCACAAATATAATTTAAGGTCattacatgtaaaaaaaaaaaaaagccattcTCATTTCAAGGCTCCCCACCTCAAACCTGAACCTCTGGACTCAAAACACGCCAAGGGGGGCATTATAAATACGTCCTTTGTACAAACAGCtaataaatagttaatttacAAGCGCTAAACAAGATAGTAAACATATTAACTTAGAGAGCAAAATGCATACTTACAATATGAAATAATTGCAAGGCGTCTTGCAGACAGTGGGCAGTCTCCTCCATTATGGATACGAGTGATATGACTATGCTTGCTCAGCTTCATCCGGCCTTGACCACGCGCAGTCTTGCACGATGAGATTGATGCCTCTGACCCATAGCTCGACGCTGGACGCGGAGGTGGCCTCGAAGTGGATCTCCCTCCCGGTCACCGTCTCCACCATTAGGATCAGCTGCTCCTCGCTGCCCGTCCTGATGATCCTCCTGTTCCTCCTGAACGCCGCGCTGGGCCCCGCCCGGGCCTCCCTGCAGGCCACGTTCCTCCGGCGGGTCGCCCCCCACGTCAGCACGCCGGACCGCATCATCCGCACCGCCTTGCGGTGCGGCGGACCCCGGCCCCCGCGCGTGTGCTTCGTCAGCTCCTCCCCGGCGAGCACGTGGGCGCGCGCCACGTGGTCCAGCAGCCACTCCTCCGTCGCCTTGTTCGAcctgccgctcctcctcgccaccgACAGCGCCGTCTCGCTccccgcgtcggcggcgccgccgcgcgacaCCAGCGCCCTGCACGCCTCCAGCTTGCCTGCGGCGGCCGCGTGCATCAGCGGCGTGTAGCCATCCTCGTCCATCGCGTTGGGATCGTGGCCCATCTTCAGGAGCTGCGTCAGGGAGGAGGTGTCGCCGATCCGGGCCGCGTAGTGCAGGGGTCTGAAAGATGGCTGCTGGCCTGCGATCGCATCCGCGAGCGAAGCCTGGAGTAAGATCTGTTCGAACCGATCTCTGGTTTCAGGAGCTCTGCTTCGGATGATCGACATCGCGGATTTCCCTTCGGCACTCGTGGCAGCGATATCTGCCCCCGCCATCACTAGAAGCCTGAAAATGTCAGCATGGCCTGACTCTGCAGCAACCATAACAGGAGTGAGCCCTGAACCATCAGGCCTGTTCAGATCTGCTGCTGAGTAGTGTAGCGTCATTAGAAGAGCTTCTGCACTGTCACTTGCAGCGAAGAAGTGCAGCGGAGAGAAGACGGTGATATCCGATGAAGTGATGCAGCCTCCGCAACTCAATGCTCTGGAAAGAATGTCGATGATGGTTGAGCTAAATGAGCTTTTCTTAGCAAGCATTATTGCTGTGTCACCTGCATTGTTCACTATCCCAAGGTCTGCCCCTGATTTGATCAGTTCAAGAAAGCAATCGGAGTGTCCACACCTCGCAGAGACCATCAGAGGAGTGTCCCCAGTAGAAGTCTGCGCATTGATATTAGCCCCATCCAACATGAGTTGTTTCAGTACGGGCGCATGACCCAACCTTGCAGCAAAATGTATTGGGTAGGAGACGTGTGTGCCGTTTGTCATCATTATGGGAAATCTGGGATTGGCACCAGCATTTAGAAGCACGCTTACTGCATTCGGGTTCTGACAGAGTATGGCATGGCAAAGAAGATTTCGACCCTTGCGTGGGGTTTCCAGCAACCATGGTGCTTTATCGAGCAGCAATTTGAGGATTTCACCACTGCATTCGTAGTACTCTACTGCACACCAAATGGCGTTGTATTTTTCCCCAAGGCATGCACCAACACGAAGTTCTTCACCCGTTGCAGAGTCCCAACACCAAGAACCAACTTGCACAAGACAGTCCAAGTAAGAGCCTTCCTGCACACAAATTTTGATACAAGTATCATTCTAAGAATGTGGAAACATTCTAAATTAGCATAGTACTCATAAATAATGTGGAAAATTAGACTGCCTAAAATTTCGTTTACTGAAAAAGGGACGGCCAGTGCGTTTAGCATACTGGAGTGGAAACAAATTTGGATTGCTTGGCATACAGAACATAAACTTAATGGGAAAGTAGTCGGAGAAACAAAAATCATCCAGACATAATGCATCCCCACTTGTCATATATATGGCTGCCTTGAATCTACAGAAATGGTTGGAATtgttgcaaataaaaaaaaatgggtaTTATTAGATAAtgagtttttcttcaaataaaaACAGTGAGTTAAGTAGGAATGGCAATGCACAACTAAGCATTGTGAACAGAGTACTACATCCATCTCTGTACCTAGACTAATAAGAACGCTTAAAAGATATTCAGTTATTGCAGATACCTCAATCAAGAGTTTCACAGTTGAAATTTGCCGGCTCATTACTGCTGCCACCAGTGGAGTGCAATTCACATTAGCATGTAGTGCAGGCTTAACAGACCTCAAGAGGACCCTAGCCATGGAATTAACGTCAACCCCATTCTGACAAAATGAAAGTGAACCAGtaaacacacacatatatatatacacaagaaAATGTTATCTTTGTAACTGGCTGTATATAACTGATATCATTTGATCAGACCTGCAGTAGTATGACCACAACATCATCAAAGCCTCTTGAAGAAGCAGTCACCAAAGCATGTGCTGCAGCTTCAGGCTGTATCATCTCTGAACAGACTAATAGCCGAACGGCTTCAGCCTCAGCAAAAAGAGCAGCCTCTGATAGGGAATCTTCACAAGCTTCCCGAGTGACTCCAGCCTGCAGAAGCATCTCTAGAATATGGATGTTTCCTTCACGTGCGGCAGCTGTTGTTGCATAGCCTAGAAATAACTTTTGATTAACATCAGCTCCAGCAACCTGTATTCAAATATCAAGTCAATTACTCCATGAACACAATTTTAGAGTATACATAATTCATAATACAATATATTTACTAAGATACTGAATAATTCCCGGCTGTCCTGTTAAGCACAAGCGTCTTCTTTTCGTCTTCTAGATCTTATCTCCTTATGGCTCACTCGTGCCGGCCTATACATCATTCGATCAGTTTTTCGTCATAATTTTCGTGAGAAAGCAATTGTAATGTTATCAGATAGTTTGAACAAACCAACTCTAGTTAGCACTATGCAATATTTTCATCATGACACTTCTCATAACTGTTTAGAACTGACTGACTGGCTAGGTCTGTTAACCTGATAAACCTGTCTTTAGGCATGTCTATGTCACATATATCTAGATACTAATACGGCTCCAATATATATGCAGGAAACAATCGAATATCTGTATTATATGAAAGAATCTAATGGTGCATGTGGCTTCTAACGATGCCATTTATGGACTGATGAACCTAAATCAAGACAACGAGAGTACGAGACAATATCAGCATTATGTCCTCAGTGCGACCTCGTTAAACCTCTACACTGAACCTAGCTATTTCTGTACCTCAAATACCGAGCAGTATACTTTTTTACAACTTGATACACCAGCCACCTTTCCACCACCTCCACTCTAATAATCAGCCTTAAAATTAAAGCTACTGTAGTTAGAAATATTCCAGCTATTTATCTCTATTAGAAGGCCGCTTAAAATTGCCAGGTTTGACATTCCTATAGTATGCTAGCTATCTCGCTCTAGTATAAAATCTCATTGCAAACTTAGGTCCCTTTTTTTGGCTTATCATGTGAAGGTTTTCCCAAGTTCTTAATTAATGGTACgttttcttaaaagtttttcttTACCAGCATTTCTTAGAAAACTTTTTTTAGATGAACATTTTAATATTCAATTCATTCATTTGTGCGCTGGAATAATTGTCATAAACTCAGGTTTAGCCATCATCCATCAACTATATCAAACGGAACCGTGCACCTGATACATATCTTATTGTGCGGTTCCTGTATTAGCGTATAAAATATACATGCATGTTCAATATAcgtgtaaaaaatatatctacTATTATACTTCATATGCCAAATAAGAAAGCCTTAAAACCGCTTACATGGCTACCTTCCCCATGAGCTCTACGAGGTGAGGTGACCACACGGGACTCCGCTTACTACCTTTTTAGAACATTATCATCTATAATATTAAAGCACATGGATAACAAAAAATATTTCCCTCTAAAAATTGGGCCCACTTTCTCAGTAAAATCAGCTTAGAGTTAACAACAGTAAAATCTGATAATTTATATATAGCAAAGCTTGGAAAATATACTACTGAGAAATTGCTTAGCTTCCCAATTTCCAAATTTCGAGAATGTGCTCAAGGTGAGTTGTGATGTATCTCTTGTGGGCATTGGACCTGTGGTAAGTCAATAGCAAGATCTGCCATCTTCTCAAGGACACTGTTGAATGCAACTACTAATCTACCTAACTTTGTAAGGGGCTTCACAGAACAGGTCCAAGGAATCCCATCTGTTTTGTATCACATCAAAGGTTTGAAGTCCACTTCAGGCACTTGTATAGTGGGGGCACTAGGAAAGATTTGAGCATCGGAACACCACCAACATGAAAAAACTCATAAAAC of the Oryza sativa Japonica Group chromosome 2, ASM3414082v1 genome contains:
- the LOC4329284 gene encoding uncharacterized protein; amino-acid sequence: MSRRRAAAVAAAAREEEEASPAQRLVEAALRGDVVTMEACLAAAAAAAAADDDTDDGVPAASRVGVARLRVRCAEVALREEAAGEVIVESRELKTDVSPLFAAAHAGHAEVVRTLLVAGADVNQKLFLGYATTAAAREGNIHILEMLLQAGVTREACEDSLSEAALFAEAEAVRLLVCSEMIQPEAAAHALVTASSRGFDDVVVILLQNGVDVNSMARVLLRSVKPALHANVNCTPLVAAVMSRQISTVKLLIEEGSYLDCLVQVGSWCWDSATGEELRVGACLGEKYNAIWCAVEYYECSGEILKLLLDKAPWLLETPRKGRNLLCHAILCQNPNAVSVLLNAGANPRFPIMMTNGTHVSYPIHFAARLGHAPVLKQLMLDGANINAQTSTGDTPLMVSARCGHSDCFLELIKSGADLGIVNNAGDTAIMLAKKSSFSSTIIDILSRALSCGGCITSSDITVFSPLHFFAASDSAEALLMTLHYSAADLNRPDGSGLTPVMVAAESGHADIFRLLVMAGADIAATSAEGKSAMSIIRSRAPETRDRFEQILLQASLADAIAGQQPSFRPLHYAARIGDTSSLTQLLKMGHDPNAMDEDGYTPLMHAAAAGKLEACRALVSRGGAADAGSETALSVARRSGRSNKATEEWLLDHVARAHVLAGEELTKHTRGGRGPPHRKAVRMMRSGVLTWGATRRRNVACREARAGPSAAFRRNRRIIRTGSEEQLILMVETVTGREIHFEATSASSVELWVRGINLIVQDCAWSRPDEAEQA